Below is a genomic region from Methanolobus sediminis.
ATGTGTATCAATTATTACGTGTCAAAGATTTCAGCGACCCTTAGAAAATAACTGACTTTTGTCATTTTCATTTCCTTTTTATTTTACATTTTTGAACTCACTTTTTAAATCTCATTTTCAACAGCTTGCATGCTGGTTCTAAACTCTGTTTTTACAAACTACACTCAAAACTTATAAGTTAAATACTGGCTAATAAGATTGGCATGGCAGAGATTATCTTTGATGACATTGGCAGTTTTCCTCTTCCGGCAGGTACATCCAAAGAGTGGATGGCTGGAAAGTTCTCTGAGAAGAAAAGTGATGCAGATCTTTTTAAGGTCATAAATGATGCTTTCATGATGAAAGTGGAAGCTGGTGTAGAGGTACCAACATATCCACAGTATCAGGACATGAACGAGCAGTTCCTTTCTATCATCAGGGATCCAGAGTGTACAGAAGAACCTTTCAAAGTCAAAGTATCAGATGCCCGTATAATTGAACTCGAAGCCATCTCTGAAGTTGCAAAAGCCTACAGGGAAGAAAGCGGAGAAAAGCTCAATGTCCGTGTATGTGTGACCGGTCCACTGGAACTCTATCTTAAGGAGTTTGGCGGAACTGAATATGTGGACATATTGAACCTTCTTGGAGAAAGTGTTGACCGCTTCGTTAAGAACTCACTTTCTGTTGCCAAAGATTTCAATATTAAAACAGTTTCAATTGACGAGCCAAGTATAGGCATAAATCCACAGGTAATGTTCTCTGATAATGATCTCACAAAAGCCATGGACATTGCATGCAGTTCAGCTAAAAAGGCCGGTTGCGACGTGGAAATCCACCTTCATTCACCACTGCATTACAAACTTGCCTGTCAGACAGAGAACATCAGTGTCATAGGTGTCGAATCAGCAGCTACACCTTCTTATCTTGATCTTATAGACAAAAAAGAACTTGAAGCCACCGATTCCTATCTCAGGGTTGGAATTGCAAGAACAGATGTTTTCAATCTTGTTTCTGTACTTAATGATAAATACAGCACAAATGTCTGGAAAGAAACCCAGTATTTCCCTGAGATAATAACTGATATGGAAACCCCGGAGATTATCTCAAAGAGACTCTCAAAGGCATATTCCATATTCGGAGAAGCTATCAAATATGCAGGTCCGGATTGTGGCCTTGGAGCATGGCCTTCCCAGGAGATAGCTGCTCAGTTATTGAGTAATGTTGCAGAAGGAATGAGTGATTTCAGGAAAGGGTTGTAAAAAAAGTTAGTGCCCTTTTGGACACTACTTGTTTTATTGGATTATTACACAGTCACTCCGTTCACACTATCAACCACAAAGTCGAAATTAGGGTCTGTTCCATCTGGATACTTTGCTGTATCTGAGATAACAATTGCTTGTCCATTTCCATCTGTTGTTCCCTCGTCGACATCACTTGTTAAACCTTCCCAGTGTCCGTGAACATCTGCACCTGAAATCGGGTTTCCATTATTATCCTTTACAGTGATCGTTGCTTCTACATGAGCAAAAACATTTGTTCCTGCACTTTTAGTTATTATCGGGACACCTACGTCAACAGTAACAATAACTTCCGGCTGGGGTGTTCCAGATTCACTTATGCTTATAGTTCCTGTTGCAGTATCTATTGCACCATCATCATCGGTAACTGTTAGAATTACATTATAGTTTGCAGGTTCAGAATATGAATACTCTATTATTGGGGTATCAGTAGTAGTATCTACATTTCCATCGCCATCAAAGTCCCATGAATATGAAGCAATTGTTCCATCAGGATCATCTGAATTAGAAGCGTCAAATCTGATTGTATCACCAACTTCTGCAGTTGTAGTTGAGATTGCCATTGATGCTATAGGTGCTTGGTTTTCTTCAACGGGTAGTTCATTGAAATAATTCAGAGCAGCATAAGCATCCACAATTCCGTATCCTGAATAGATGTCCCATCCATCCGTGTAAATATCCTTGGCAGTGTTCTCTATTGCAGCTCTTACATTGTCTGGACCACTAACTCCATTTGCAATAAGAAGGGCTGCAACACCTGCAACATGTGGTGTTGCCATAGATGTTCCCTGATAGAAGAAGTAGTTGAAATATGTGGTTTCATCATCATTCACGCCAAAAGTATTTTGGAGTATACCATCGCCATAACCATCTTTATTTAGATCTTTGCGAATATCTCCGCCAGGTGCCATTACATCAAGAGCTTCTCCATAATTTGAATAGTATGCCCGGCGACCCGAATAATCGGTTGCACCAACAGCAATACAGTTCTCATCGGCAGCAGGATAGGCTACTATTCCCTTTTTATCATTTCCTGCAGCTGCAACAATGGTGACTCCGTTATCGTGTGCATAATCAAGTGCCTGATCTAGTATACCATTCTCTCCATCTGGGTCGTATCCTGGAGACCAACCAAGGCTCATGCTTATAACATCTGCACCACTATCGGTTGCATATTTTATACCCTCCACTAGTTGCGTGAGTTCTCCGCTTCCTTCATTGTCAAGGACTTTTACTGGCATGATAGAACAATCATATGCAATTCCTGCAACACCTTTTCCATTATTGGTACTCTGAGCTATTGTTCCAGTGACGTGTGTTCCATGTCCATTGTCATCGCTTGCATCACCATCATTGTTAACAAAATCTTTCTCTAGTACAAATGAAGTTCCATCGAGATCAGGAGCATTTTTGGCAACCCCAGTATCTAATACCGCTACAATGACACCGATACCAGTTGAGATGTCCCATGCAGGTTCAACGTTAATACCATATTCTGTGTTGAAGTTCCACTGATAAGGATAATATGAATCATCAGGCACCATTGCTGCATACATAATGGAATTCGGTGAAGCAGACTTCACATTAGGATTCTTGCTGTAAATCTCCACCATCTCTTCAACAGACTTTGTTTTTGGTATCTTTAGAACCTTGAAGTCTGCATATTGACTTGTGTAAGTTACAGTTGCTCCGTTCTTAGAGTTCATAGCGTTTATCTTTGCCTCGGACACCCCAGGATTGAACTGTACTACTATTT
It encodes:
- a CDS encoding S8 family serine peptidase, which gives rise to MDRYLKTFFIALAISMLVAGTMTSAMAASSKAYSFEDNLEVALPNVAYELPYVPGEIVVQFNPGVSEAKINAMNSKNGATVTYTSQYADFKVLKIPKTKSVEEMVEIYSKNPNVKSASPNSIMYAAMVPDDSYYPYQWNFNTEYGINVEPAWDISTGIGVIVAVLDTGVAKNAPDLDGTSFVLEKDFVNNDGDASDDNGHGTHVTGTIAQSTNNGKGVAGIAYDCSIMPVKVLDNEGSGELTQLVEGIKYATDSGADVISMSLGWSPGYDPDGENGILDQALDYAHDNGVTIVAAAGNDKKGIVAYPAADENCIAVGATDYSGRRAYYSNYGEALDVMAPGGDIRKDLNKDGYGDGILQNTFGVNDDETTYFNYFFYQGTSMATPHVAGVAALLIANGVSGPDNVRAAIENTAKDIYTDGWDIYSGYGIVDAYAALNYFNELPVEENQAPIASMAISTTTAEVGDTIRFDASNSDDPDGTIASYSWDFDGDGNVDTTTDTPIIEYSYSEPANYNVILTVTDDDGAIDTATGTISISESGTPQPEVIVTVDVGVPIITKSAGTNVFAHVEATITVKDNNGNPISGADVHGHWEGLTSDVDEGTTDGNGQAIVISDTAKYPDGTDPNFDFVVDSVNGVTV
- a CDS encoding methionine synthase, which translates into the protein MAEIIFDDIGSFPLPAGTSKEWMAGKFSEKKSDADLFKVINDAFMMKVEAGVEVPTYPQYQDMNEQFLSIIRDPECTEEPFKVKVSDARIIELEAISEVAKAYREESGEKLNVRVCVTGPLELYLKEFGGTEYVDILNLLGESVDRFVKNSLSVAKDFNIKTVSIDEPSIGINPQVMFSDNDLTKAMDIACSSAKKAGCDVEIHLHSPLHYKLACQTENISVIGVESAATPSYLDLIDKKELEATDSYLRVGIARTDVFNLVSVLNDKYSTNVWKETQYFPEIITDMETPEIISKRLSKAYSIFGEAIKYAGPDCGLGAWPSQEIAAQLLSNVAEGMSDFRKGL